TACTCCGGCACCCTCGCGCTGAACAACCCGCCCGGGGCCCGCACCGCCGCCACCACGGTGGTCATGGCGACCACCGAGGTCTCGCCCGGCTACTGGTCGGTGACCATGGCGGCCGACGTCGTCGTCCACCCGCAGGGCAAATCCGCGACCGACACCGGACTGCACTACTTCCAGGTCGGCATCGAGGCGACCGGCCCGGCGACGGCCGGCGGTGCGCAGCAAGGCGTCGGCCCGGTCGGCTACACCGCAACCTCGCTGCCCGCGGAGATCTCCGCGCCCAGCTCCCTGCGGCCCGGCGTCCTGGTCTACGGGGCGTCCACTCTCAGCAGCACCGATCCGGCGCAGGCCACCGTCAGCGGTTTCCTGGCCGCCTACCTGACCGGCACGGGCCAGCTCGGCCCGTACACCACGCCTGGCGTGGTCATGAGCCCGGTCAGTCCGGCGCCGTACTCCTCGCTCACCATCGCCGGGATCAGCGACGACAAGCCGGCCGGTTCCAGCGGCAGCACCGCGGTGCCCGCCGACGGCACGCTGCGCCGCGTCCTGGCCCAGGTCAACGCCACCTCCAGCGCCGGGACGTTCTCGCTGAACTACGCGCTCACCCTGCGCGCCCGCGCCGGGCGCTGGGAGGTCAACGCCCTGGACCTGGCCCCGCGGCTGTCCCCGGCGGCGCCGGCTCGATGCCGAGCCCGGCCGCCGGCACCACCCAGACCCCCGTCGCCGTGCCCGCGGCGACGGCCTCCACCGCAACCCCGTAAGAGGAGTCCTGCACTATGCCCGCATCCACGCACCCGGCCGCCGGCCAGGTCTACCTGGCCGGCGACATCATCACCTGGGCCAACACCAAGATCACGCAGCTGAACACGCTCGCGCTGGCCGCCGCCGTCCTGATGGCGATCATCGCCGTGCTGATGGCCTGGTGGAAGACCCGTTCCTTCGTCGCCACCCTGGTCGCCCTCGTGCTGGCCGGCCTGGTCATCTGGGCCATCAACAACATGACCAGCATCCAGAACAAGGTCGGCACCGAGGTCAACGCCTCCCGTCCCCTGCGGCAGCGGCGCCCGTGGTGCCCGGTCCTGAGCAGCACGGGCGGGCGGCGGCGTGAGCAGCGCCGGCGACGACGTCCTGATCGGCCGCTCCTACACCCGGGCGCGGCGCAGCCCGCTCGTGATCGGGAAGCTGCCCGGGGCGGGCCGGCTGCCAGGCGGACCGTACACGATCACTCAGATCGTGACGATGGTCCTGGTCTTCGTGGTGCTGATCATCACCAAGGCCGTCTGGGCGCACTTCGGGCCCGGCAACGTGCTGATCATGATCGTCGTGCCGTGGGGCGTGGCGTTCGCGCTGCGGTACGCGCGGATGGACGGCCGGGACCCGGCCCGGGCGCTGCTGGGGGTCTTCACCTACGCGTCGACCCCCCGCGCCGGGCGGCTGGCCGGCCGCCCGGTGCGGCCGCGGCGCCCGAAGCTGCTCGACACCCGGATCACGGTCAGCCCGCAGGTTCCGGCAGCGGCCTCCGAGCCGCTGCCGACCCCGCGGCCCGCGGCGCAGCCCGCCGCCGCACCGCGCGCCCAGCACGGCACCGGGCCGCAGCGGATCGCCCCGGCCGGGCCCCGGCCCGCCCCCGCGGACTCCCGGCCGGCGGCCCCCGCCCGCCCGAGCGCCGCCGGCTCGCGCTCGGGGGCCCGGACCCCGGCCGCGCGTACCGCGCTGCAGGCTCTTCTCGCCGAGCTCGGCGAGGACTGACCCCTCTTCCATTCCTCTCCTTCTCTCGCTCCTCGGAGGACGACATGCGTCTGCCCGTTCGCCACATCAGCGGCAACCTCATCTGGACCACGAGCGCGTCGGTGTGGGGCGTGTGGCGCGTCGAGTCCGACAACTACGCGCACGCCTCCCGTCAGACCAAGCGTGAGCGCCTCGACCAGCTCGAGGCGCTCTTCAAGGCCCTGCGCGGCGAGGTGCTGCTGCTGAGTCTGTGCCCGCAGGTCGACGCCGCGTCCGTGGTGGACCGGATGACCTCCGGCGTGGACCTGGACAAGTCCCCCGAGCTGGTCGAGCTGTCCTGGAAGGTGCTGCGCCAGCTGGAGGAGCTCAAGCTGACCGGCCGGGTCGACTTCCTCGCCATGCCGCTGTCTCACGCGGACTTCAAGGAGAGCCTGCGCGCCGTCACCGCCTCGGCCACCGCGGAGGTGATGGGCTCGCTGGGGCTGCTCCCGCCGGCCGTCTCTGCGGGCGAGGTCTCCCGCCGCATGACCCAGGCGCGGCGCCTGGCGGCGACCTGGCCCTCTGGGGTCCGGCTGCGGCCGGCCAGCGAGGCCGAGATCCTGTGGATCTACGCCCACAGCGCGCGGCGCGGGCTGGAGGAGCCGCTGCTGCCGGAGGACGGCGCTGCGCGCGGCATCCGCGGCCGCGGCCGCACGGTGGCCGCACACGCCCAGGTCCTCCTGGACGAGGGCGGCCGCGGGCAGCTGTCCTCGAAGGCGCCCACCAACCCGCTCAAGCACAAGTACCTGCGGGCCGAGACCGAGTACGGCAGCAGCTACCAGGCGTTCTGCGTGATGTCGGAGATGCCGGACTCCTTCGTCTTCCCCGGCTCCGAGTACCTGTCCGCGCTGGACGAGTTCTCCTTCCCCGTCGACTGGTGCGTGCGGCTGAACATCGAGTCCGGTGCCAAGGCGGAGCCGCGCTCCCGGCGCCGCGCCAACGAGCTGGCCCACCAGTACACCGAGTACGACGGCGACGTCGCTGGCGTGCCCGCGCACCTGGACAAGGACACCGCGTCCCTGGACGAGTACCGCTCCCGGCTCACCTCCTCCTCCACCGAGGTGGAGATCCGGGCGTCGGTGGCCATGTGCGTCTGGGGCGACTCACCTGCCGACCTGAACGAGCAGATGGCCGCCCTGCGCAACCACTTCGGCGGCAGCGACTACACCCTGGAGCGCCCGGCCGGCGACCAGGTCAACCTGTTCCACGCGATGCTGCCCGGCGCCCGAGCGCCGCGGGTGATGAACGACTACGCGCAGATCCTGCTCGCGAAGGACTTCGCGATGGGGATGCCGTTCTCCGGGCAGGGCCTGGGCGACGACGCCGGCTCGCTGTTCGGCCTGCAGCTGTCCGGCGGCGGCGTGCGCCCCGTGCTGCTGGACTTCTCCCACGGGCCCAGGGTCAACGTCGCCGCGAACGCCGCGTTCATCGGCGAGCTCGGCTCGGGCAAGTCGGTGGCCCTGAAGGCGGCGCTGTACTCGATCCTGTCGACCGGTCACCGGCTCGCCCGGGCCGCCAGCCGCGGCCGCGGCCTGGTCATCGACCGCACCCCGCAGCGCGAGTGGGTCCGCTTCGTCGAGGCCTGCCCCGGTACCACCCAGGTCATCGACGTCGACGAGAGCGCCGGCCTGAGCCTGGACCCCCTGCGGGTGTTCACCGGCCCGCGCGCCGCCCGCTACGCCGAGAGCTTCCTGACCCCGCTGCTCGACATCGCCTCCATGTCCGTCGAGGGCGTCACCCTCGCCGAGGCCATCGAGGCGACCAACACCGGCACCGACCGCAGCATGCAGGGCCTGATCGACACCCTCGTCGAACGGGCCCGCACCTTGGACCCCGACGAGCCCAACGACGACGCGGTGCGCGCCGCCGCCAGCGAACTGGTCCGCAAGCTCCGCTCGCTCGCCAAGAAGGACCTCGGCCGGGTCATCTTCGACCCCGCCCTGCCGGTGGTCCGGGTCTCCGACGCCGACTCGATCGTCTTCGCCGTCTCCAGCCTCAAGCTGCCCACCAAGGAAGAGCTCGACGAGCACCGCCTCTCGCGGCTGGAGGTCGAGAAGAAGTTCGGGTGGCGGCTGATGTACCTGGTCGCCGCCCTGTGCAGGAGATCGCCTTCCTGTCCGAGGCCGAGTTCACCGGCGTCTTCTTCGACGAGTGCTGGTGGCTCTCCTCCAGCCCCGAGGGCCTGGACCTGATGCTCGAGATCGTCCGCGACGGCCGCAAGCACAACGCCGGCCTGTTCGCCGCCAGCCACGACCCCTACGACATCGGCCCCGACAACGAGCAGGGCGAGAAGATCCGCGGCCTGATCACCCACGCCCTCGTCTTCCGCCAGCGCTCCCGTCAGCTCGCGGCCCGGGCACTGGAGTTCCTCGGCCTGGACGGCACCGACCCCACCATGCTCAAGGTCGTCACCGAGAACCTCTCCCCGGTGAACGTTGCTGATGCCGAGCGTGTGTACCGCGCCGGCGAGTGCCTCTACCGCGACCTCAAGCGCCGCATCGGCGGCATGAAGGTGCTGATCCCGGCCGACGAGCAGGCCGCCGACGCGATCCACACCACCCCCGGTGAGCTCACCGGCGCCAAGGGCCGCTCATGAGCCGCCCCACCGTCGCCCGCACGGGCGCGCCCCGCGTCGGGCGCAGCGGCGGCCGCGGCCGGCGTATCGCGCTGGTCGCGATCCTCCTCGGTCTGCTGATCACGCTGTTCACGTCGATCGCCTGGGCCGACCCGCCGGTCCCGAGCCCGACGCCGGGCCCGGGCCCTCCGCGCCCGGCTCCACCCCGACCGCCACTCCCACCCCGACGCCTCAGCCCACCCCGACCGCCACCAACCCCAGCGCCGTCCCCCCATCAACCCGACGCCGTCCCCCGGGCTGACCGGCGTGGCCGACGACCCCGGCCCCGAGAAGAACCTGGCAGACCCTCCGGGCAGCAGCGGGATCCTGGCCCCGTTTAACGCCCCGGACGAGTACGGCGCCCCCATGCAGGTCTACACCGTCAACGTCGACACCGGCTCCTGGGACGACTTCGACCTGAAGATCTGGGGCTTCCTCACCTCGCTGTTCTTCACGATCGCCAAGTGGCTCGTCGGCTTCGTGTGCTGGTTGGTGACCTGGGCTCTGAACTTCGGCCTTGCAAAGATCATGGTCACCCCGGTGGCCGACATCTCCGGGACCATCCGCGACCAGGTCATCAACCGACTGGGACTCCCCGGACTCTTCCTGACCTTCGCAGCGCTGTTCGCCGGCTGGCACATCCTGTTCCGGCAGCGCAGCCGCGGCTTCGCGGAGGCCGGCATCTCGCTGGTCGTCGCCGCGATAGCCACCACCGTCCTGCTCGCGCCCGCCCAGGTCCTGCTGGGCACCGACAACGCACCCGCTGCCCAGGGCTCCGACATGCTGCTCAGCAACGACGGCGTGGTGGGCAAGGCCAAGGACCTGTCGCTGCAGGTGTCGAACCTGGTCCTCTCCCAGGATCCGGGCAAGTCCTCCGCCGACCCGACCTCGGTTTCCTCGCCGATCACCACCGGGCTCGTCAACGCGTTCGTGGTCATGCCCACCGAGCTGATGACCTACGGGAAGATCTTCACCGGCGACTGCGCCAAGGCCTACTCGACCTTGAGCATCGTCGCCTACAACGCGTCGAACCTGCCGTCCGGCCAGGTGCTGGAGACGCGGTACATGAACCAGATCAACGACGCGGCGAACAAGTTCAAGGACGCCTGCAAGACCAAGGACTTCAGCCCCAGGGCGCAGAAGGCCTCCGCGGACACCACGTTCAGCGCCCTGTTCGTGGTACTCGCAGCGATCATCTGCGTCATCCTGATCACCCTCGTCAGCGGTGGGTTCCTGGTCGCTCAGGGCTGGGTGGCGTTCGAAGCCATCCGCGCTCCCTGGGCGCTGACGGTCGGCATCCTGCCCGGCGGAGGCCGCGCCACACTGTGGCGCTGGGTGGCCGCCCTCATCAAGGCCGTTCTCGCCGTCGTTCTCAGCGTCCTGTTCCTGGCGATCTTCATCCTGATGATCCTCGCCCTGCTGAAGTCCGACACCGGCAGCGTCCTCGCGGTGAAGTTCGTGTCGATCGACCTCGTCGCCGTGGCCGGCCTGGCTGGCCACAAGAAGATCAAGGAGACCGCCCGGCAGGTCGCCGTGGGCATCAACCGCAAGCTCGCCAACGCCAAGGTCGGCGGCGTGGGCCGCTCCGCCTTCGCCACCCCCGGCCGCTGCGCGGAGACCGCCCTCTCTCAAGCAGATCTGGGGCGAAGGCCGGTCAGAGGCCCGCAAGGTCACCCAGCCGCTCGCCAAGGTCGGACGCACCGCCAAGGACCTGTGGGTCGGCCCGCAAGCCGGACGACGAGGCGCAGCCAAGGGCGGGCGCCTGGGCAAGGCCGTGCGCGCCGCCACCACCGTGGCCACCGCGGTCGGCACCGGCGGAACCGCCGCGGCAGCCAAGGTCGCAGCGCAGCAGGCCTCGAAGACGGCGCTCACCAAGCGCCTCGCCGCCCGGATGTCGAACACCCGCGGCGGCCGTGCCACGCTCGCCGCCGGCAAGGCGGCGGCCGGCACCACGAAATTCGCCGCCAAGTACGGCCTCCTCGCATCCCCTGCGGGTTGGCCGGTCGGCATCCCCGTGGTGCGGCAGCCGCCAAGCGCGGAGCGAGCACCGCCACCAAGAAGACCAGCGCGGCGATGGCCCGCGTCGAGACCAGGCTCGGCGGCGCGGCCAAGAAGCAGTGGGGCGAAGCCAGGGCCTTCGGCAAG
The Kitasatospora paranensis genome window above contains:
- a CDS encoding conjugal transfer protein is translated as MKRGRGRARRKDIKRATSLRDLELLDQVEEDVDGAELQDEPTGWQTSTAAMAGAARLARVGVWAALVAGPLLGGAALLGGCTTEAAARPTPSASSTAASGTGPAGFAQLYVQAYLAAGNGTENSVAPYYSGTLALNNPPGARTAATTVVMATTEVSPGYWSVTMAADVVVHPQGKSATDTGLHYFQVGIEATGPATAGGAQQGVGPVGYTATSLPAEISAPSSLRPGVLVYGASTLSSTDPAQATVSGFLAAYLTGTGQLGPYTTPGVVMSPVSPAPYSSLTIAGISDDKPAGSSGSTAVPADGTLRRVLAQVNATSSAGTFSLNYALTLRARAGRWEVNALDLAPRLSPAAPARCRARPPAPPRPPSPCPRRRPPPQPRKRSPALCPHPRTRPPARSTWPATSSPGPTPRSRS
- a CDS encoding ATP-binding protein, encoding MRLPVRHISGNLIWTTSASVWGVWRVESDNYAHASRQTKRERLDQLEALFKALRGEVLLLSLCPQVDAASVVDRMTSGVDLDKSPELVELSWKVLRQLEELKLTGRVDFLAMPLSHADFKESLRAVTASATAEVMGSLGLLPPAVSAGEVSRRMTQARRLAATWPSGVRLRPASEAEILWIYAHSARRGLEEPLLPEDGAARGIRGRGRTVAAHAQVLLDEGGRGQLSSKAPTNPLKHKYLRAETEYGSSYQAFCVMSEMPDSFVFPGSEYLSALDEFSFPVDWCVRLNIESGAKAEPRSRRRANELAHQYTEYDGDVAGVPAHLDKDTASLDEYRSRLTSSSTEVEIRASVAMCVWGDSPADLNEQMAALRNHFGGSDYTLERPAGDQVNLFHAMLPGARAPRVMNDYAQILLAKDFAMGMPFSGQGLGDDAGSLFGLQLSGGGVRPVLLDFSHGPRVNVAANAAFIGELGSGKSVALKAALYSILSTGHRLARAASRGRGLVIDRTPQREWVRFVEACPGTTQVIDVDESAGLSLDPLRVFTGPRAARYAESFLTPLLDIASMSVEGVTLAEAIEATNTGTDRSMQGLIDTLVERARTLDPDEPNDDAVRAAASELVRKLRSLAKKDLGRVIFDPALPVVRVSDADSIVFAVSSLKLPTKEELDEHRLSRLEVEKKFGWRLMYLVAALCRRSPSCPRPSSPASSSTSAGGSPPAPRAWT
- a CDS encoding ATP-binding protein, producing the protein MQEIAFLSEAEFTGVFFDECWWLSSSPEGLDLMLEIVRDGRKHNAGLFAASHDPYDIGPDNEQGEKIRGLITHALVFRQRSRQLAARALEFLGLDGTDPTMLKVVTENLSPVNVADAERVYRAGECLYRDLKRRIGGMKVLIPADEQAADAIHTTPGELTGAKGRS